One Elaeis guineensis isolate ETL-2024a chromosome 10, EG11, whole genome shotgun sequence genomic window carries:
- the LOC105053127 gene encoding DNA-3-methyladenine glycosylase isoform X1 codes for MLWALCRALSKGLHQETTLIIFHAKDTSRTRSFIRKGKRKASSRERGNGHPGLPRPCLRGRWVRMTTSTNPPRFKRPARKLRKKATAFTAGAAGAGVRGGITAPPATPRPPAARLVTLPRSLLAPAAILPQDFFLVDSLDLARRLLGKFLRRDEVVLQITEVEAYRPSDSACHGRFGITTRTAPVFGPGGHAYVYLCYGLHMMLNIVADKQGVGAAVLIRSCSPVGGLETIQERRGQKTDKPVLLTGPGKVGQALGITTAWSNHALYTPGGLEVLDGPEPEKILIGPRVGIEYALPEHVSAPWRLAIAGCPWISAPKNTLRPP; via the exons ATGCTTTGGGCTCTATGCAGGGCGCTATCCAAGGGTCTACATCAAGAAACAACATTaattatctttcatgcaaaagacaCATCCCGAACCCGTTCCTTTATTCGCAAAGGCAAAAGAAAAGCTTCCTCGCGGGAACGCGGGAACGGGCACCCAGGCCTACCACGCCCCTGCCTCCGTGGACGGTGGGTTCGGATGACCACCAGTACAAATCCTCCGCGGTTCAAGAGACCGGCGAGGAAGCTCAGAAAGAAGGCCACGGCATTCACGGCGGGAGCCGCCGGCGCCGGCGTCCGAGGCGGAATCACAGCGCCGCCCGCCACACCGCGGCCTCCTGCGGCGCGTCTCGTTACCCTACCTCGTTCTCTGCTGGCCCCGGCGGCGATTTTGCCCCAAGATTTCTTTTTAGTTGACTCCCTCGACCTCGCCCGTCGCCTTCTCGGCAAGTTCCTTCGACGAGACGAAGTCGTTCTCCAAATCACCGAG GTGGAGGCCTACAGGCCGAGTGATTCGGCATGCCATGGTCGATTCGGCATTACAACGCGGACGGCCCCAGTT TTTGGGCCGGGAGGGCATGCGTATGTGTACCTGTGCTATGGCCTCCACATGATGCTCAACATTGTGGCGGATAAGCAAGGAGTAGGTGCTGCAGTTTTGATTCGCTCGTGTTCACCTGTCGGTG GTTTGGAAACCATTCAGGAACGTCGAGGTCAGAAGACTGACAAGCCTGTCCTACTGACAGGCCCAGGAAAA gtTGGTCAGGCACTTGGCATTACGACTGCCTGGTCAAACCATGCTCTCTACACCCCAG GAGGCTTGGAAGTATTAGATGGGCCCGAGCCGGAGAAGATTTTGATCGGTCCACGTGTCGGCATTGAGTATGCATTGCCTGAGCATGTCAGTGCTCCATGGAGGCTCGCGATTGCTGGTTGCCCCTGGATAAGTGCCCCTAAAAACACTCTCAGGCCACCATGA
- the LOC105053127 gene encoding uncharacterized protein isoform X2, translating into MLWALCRALSKGLHQETTLIIFHAKDTSRTRSFIRKGKRKASSRERGNGHPGLPRPCLRGRWVRMTTSTNPPRFKRPARKLRKKATAFTAGAAGAGVRGGITAPPATPRPPAARLVTLPRSLLAPAAILPQDFFLVDSLDLARRLLGKFLRRDEVVLQITEVEAYRPSDSACHGRFGITTRTAPVFGPGGHAYVYLCYGLHMMLNIVADKQGVGAAVLIRSCSPVGGLETIQERRGQKTDKPVLLTGPGKVYCNFLLENALYPIAYIFEEGQFCI; encoded by the exons ATGCTTTGGGCTCTATGCAGGGCGCTATCCAAGGGTCTACATCAAGAAACAACATTaattatctttcatgcaaaagacaCATCCCGAACCCGTTCCTTTATTCGCAAAGGCAAAAGAAAAGCTTCCTCGCGGGAACGCGGGAACGGGCACCCAGGCCTACCACGCCCCTGCCTCCGTGGACGGTGGGTTCGGATGACCACCAGTACAAATCCTCCGCGGTTCAAGAGACCGGCGAGGAAGCTCAGAAAGAAGGCCACGGCATTCACGGCGGGAGCCGCCGGCGCCGGCGTCCGAGGCGGAATCACAGCGCCGCCCGCCACACCGCGGCCTCCTGCGGCGCGTCTCGTTACCCTACCTCGTTCTCTGCTGGCCCCGGCGGCGATTTTGCCCCAAGATTTCTTTTTAGTTGACTCCCTCGACCTCGCCCGTCGCCTTCTCGGCAAGTTCCTTCGACGAGACGAAGTCGTTCTCCAAATCACCGAG GTGGAGGCCTACAGGCCGAGTGATTCGGCATGCCATGGTCGATTCGGCATTACAACGCGGACGGCCCCAGTT TTTGGGCCGGGAGGGCATGCGTATGTGTACCTGTGCTATGGCCTCCACATGATGCTCAACATTGTGGCGGATAAGCAAGGAGTAGGTGCTGCAGTTTTGATTCGCTCGTGTTCACCTGTCGGTG GTTTGGAAACCATTCAGGAACGTCGAGGTCAGAAGACTGACAAGCCTGTCCTACTGACAGGCCCAGGAAAA GTTTATTGCAATTTTCTTCTGGAGAACGCATTGTATCCAATTGCTTACATTTTTGAAGAGGGCCAATTTTGTATTTGA
- the LOC140850765 gene encoding E3 ubiquitin-protein ligase RDUF2-like produces MSSSAALPPNQNNHATGMGGGEGYAASSGGSPAAHQPLTFWCHECDMSVTLLPSSSSPPPLLCPECRGGFLEEMELPAPPPPHHPQTLTLTLSLSDSDSDSDDPDDVDGIGDFPDGDDPRRRRRRAPTQDYFRRLIHHLAAGEGRPLPLPVRGPSPAPQASIDALPTVQISNPSLLCAVCKDEFPLHSDARQLPCSHLYHSDCIVPWLSLHNSCPVCRFRLPSVDSAAAAAAADHRRPRMSVRFGSFFDDDDEDDGGGVLAIRTALHRIRRRHRLLVPARPSVSAVVEASPTQMAQAETGSSGPATSGETVTSEWPVEGGGAPAGGRVDDEGDAVMSDIREDLFD; encoded by the coding sequence ATGTCGTCCTCCGCTGCGCTTCCGCCTAACCAAAATAACCACGCCACCGGCATGGGCGGCGGAGAGGGCTACGCCGCCTCCTCCGGCGGCAGCCCGGCCGCCCATCAACCCTTGACTTTCTGGTGCCACGAGTGCGACATGAGCGTGACGCTcctcccttcctcctcctcccctccccctctCCTCTGCCCCGAGTGCCGCGGCGGCTTCCTTGAGGAGATGGAGCTCCCTGCCCCCCCACCTCCCCACCACCctcaaaccctaaccctaaccctatccCTCTCCGATTCAGACTCCGACTCCGACGATCCTGACGACGTCGATGGCATCGGCGACTTCCCCGACGGCGACGACCCACGCCGCCGCCGCCGTCGCGCCCCCACTCAGGACTACTTCCGCCGCCTCATCCACCACCTCGCTGCCGGCGAAGGCCGCCCCCTTCCCCTCCCTGTCCGTGGCCCATCGCCGGCCCCCCAGGCCTCCATCGACGCCCTTCCCACCGTCCAGATCTCCAATCCCTCCCTCCTCTGCGCCGTCTGCAAGGACGAGTTCCCCCTCCATTCCGACGCCCGCCAGCTCCCCTGCTCCCACCTCTACCACTCCGACTGCATCGTCCCCTGGCTCTCCCTCCACAACTCCTGCCCCGTCTGCCGCTTCCGCCTCCCCTCCGTCgactccgccgccgccgccgccgcggcGGACCACCGCCGGCCTCGCATGTCCGTTAGGTTCGGGAGCTTCTTTGATGATGACGATGAGGATGATGGCGGCGGGGTCCTGGCCATCCGGACGGCGCTCCACCGCATCAGGAGGAGGCACCGCCTGCTGGTGCCAGCGCGGCCGTCGGTGTCCGCGGTGGTGGAGGCGTCCCCCACCCAGATGGCGCAGGCTGAGACGGGGTCGTCTGGGCCTGCCACCAGTGGGGAGACGGTGACATCGGAGTGGCCGGTGGAAGGGGGAGGAGCGCCGGCGGGTGGAAGAGTGGATGATGAGGGGGATGCTGTGATGTCAGATATTAGGGAGGATTTGTTCGATTGA